One Carassius carassius chromosome 20, fCarCar2.1, whole genome shotgun sequence DNA segment encodes these proteins:
- the si:dkey-94e7.2 gene encoding retinol dehydrogenase 12 isoform X2 yields MACRDLDKAEGAQKEIMEDSGNQNIVIRKLDLSDTKSIREFAETINNEERAIHVLINNAGIMMCPYSKTADGFEMQFGVNHLGHFLLTFLLIDLLKRSAPSRIIILSSMAHSWGTIALDDINSERYYHSRRAYGQSKLANILFTHYLAKKLKDTGVTAYAVHPGIVRTKLKRHMNLGLLIMWKIVRPFTKTPVQGAQTTIFCAVEPELDKESGGYYSNCRPSRCTRAARDDEMAERLWELSCQMLGIVWN; encoded by the exons ATGGCTTGCAGAGACCTTGACAAAGCAGAAGGAGCACAGAAAGAGATCATGGAGGACTCAGGGAACCAAAACATAGTGATCAGGAAACTAGATTTATCTGACACCAAGTCAATCAGAGAATTTGCTGAGACAATCAACAACG AGGAAAGAGCTATTCACGTACTCATTAACAATGCTGGGATCATGATGTGTCCCTACTCTAAGACAGCGGATGGTTTTGAGATGCAGTTTGGTGTCAACCACTTAG GCCACTTTCTGTTAACCTTCCTGCTGATTGATCTGCTGAAGAGATCTGCCCCCTCTAGAATCATCATCCTTTCCTCCATGGCTCATAGTTGGGGCACAATAGCACTTGATGATATCAATAGTGAGAGGTATTACCACAGTAGGAGGGCATATGGTCAGAGTAAATTGGCCAATATCCTTTTCACTCATTACTTGGCCAAAAAACTCAAGG ACACAGGTGTTACAGCATACGCAGTCCATCCAGGAATTGTACGAACAAAACTTAAAAGACATATGAATCTCGGGCTTCTGATCATGTGGAAGATTGTCAGACCTTTCACAAAGACCCCAGTGCAGGGAGCACAAACTACCATCTTCTGCGCAGTGGAACCAGAATTAGACAAAGAGAGTGGTGGTTACTACAG CAACTGCAGACCTTCGAGATGCACCAGAGCTGCTAGAGATGATGAAATGGCTGAGAGACTTTGGGAGCTCAGCTGCCAAATGCTGGGAATAGTCTGGAACTAA
- the si:dkey-94e7.2 gene encoding retinol dehydrogenase 12 isoform X1, with the protein MSNIYTLREMFGGQWSSSERLDGKTVIITGANTGIGKETARDLAGRGGRIIMACRDLDKAEGAQKEIMEDSGNQNIVIRKLDLSDTKSIREFAETINNEERAIHVLINNAGIMMCPYSKTADGFEMQFGVNHLGHFLLTFLLIDLLKRSAPSRIIILSSMAHSWGTIALDDINSERYYHSRRAYGQSKLANILFTHYLAKKLKDTGVTAYAVHPGIVRTKLKRHMNLGLLIMWKIVRPFTKTPVQGAQTTIFCAVEPELDKESGGYYSNCRPSRCTRAARDDEMAERLWELSCQMLGIVWN; encoded by the exons ATGTCCAACATATACACTCTGAG AGAAATGTTTGGTGGCCAGTGGTCATCTAGCGAACGACTCGATGGCAAAACAGTCATTATAACTGGAGCAAATACTGGCATTGGAAAAGAAACCGCAAGAGACCTGGCAGGACGCG GGGGCAGGATAATAATGGCTTGCAGAGACCTTGACAAAGCAGAAGGAGCACAGAAAGAGATCATGGAGGACTCAGGGAACCAAAACATAGTGATCAGGAAACTAGATTTATCTGACACCAAGTCAATCAGAGAATTTGCTGAGACAATCAACAACG AGGAAAGAGCTATTCACGTACTCATTAACAATGCTGGGATCATGATGTGTCCCTACTCTAAGACAGCGGATGGTTTTGAGATGCAGTTTGGTGTCAACCACTTAG GCCACTTTCTGTTAACCTTCCTGCTGATTGATCTGCTGAAGAGATCTGCCCCCTCTAGAATCATCATCCTTTCCTCCATGGCTCATAGTTGGGGCACAATAGCACTTGATGATATCAATAGTGAGAGGTATTACCACAGTAGGAGGGCATATGGTCAGAGTAAATTGGCCAATATCCTTTTCACTCATTACTTGGCCAAAAAACTCAAGG ACACAGGTGTTACAGCATACGCAGTCCATCCAGGAATTGTACGAACAAAACTTAAAAGACATATGAATCTCGGGCTTCTGATCATGTGGAAGATTGTCAGACCTTTCACAAAGACCCCAGTGCAGGGAGCACAAACTACCATCTTCTGCGCAGTGGAACCAGAATTAGACAAAGAGAGTGGTGGTTACTACAG CAACTGCAGACCTTCGAGATGCACCAGAGCTGCTAGAGATGATGAAATGGCTGAGAGACTTTGGGAGCTCAGCTGCCAAATGCTGGGAATAGTCTGGAACTAA